A region of Paractinoplanes abujensis DNA encodes the following proteins:
- a CDS encoding NAD(P)-binding domain-containing protein, protein MGTIADRSTPLDQLPVAVIGAGPVGLAAAAHLAGRGIAFLVLEAGDNPAAAVRQWGHVRLFSPWRYTIDAAAARLLTDAGWVRPDDDKLPTGAQLAVDYLQPLADLAALKPYVRYGARVTAVTRLGLDRVRTTGRAGTPYLIRLADGEDVLARTVIDASGTWGKPNVLGASGIPAHGETAAAAYVESALPDVLGRDRDRFAGRRTLVVGAGHSAANTLLNLAQLGEQAPGTTVTWAIRAATPARTYGGETADALPARGALGTRLREHVESGAITLLTGFSVQAVTAGPHGVEVSDGTRTVTADRVVSATGFRPDHTIVSELRLDLDPILGSTRALAPLIDPNEHSCGTVPPHGADELTHPEPGYYAIGVKSYGRAPTFLLATGYEQARSVVAAIDGDWTAARDVQLDLPETGVCNSSQDLDSDTIDAGGGCCGAPAAAAVQGTAGRGLATGIPGGLRAPLTVITVPAGKQEQTGGCCS, encoded by the coding sequence ATGGGCACCATTGCTGACCGCAGCACCCCGCTCGACCAGTTGCCCGTCGCCGTCATCGGCGCCGGACCCGTCGGCCTCGCCGCCGCCGCCCACCTCGCCGGCCGTGGCATCGCCTTCCTCGTCCTGGAAGCCGGCGACAACCCCGCCGCGGCCGTGCGGCAGTGGGGCCATGTGCGGCTGTTCTCGCCGTGGCGCTACACCATCGACGCCGCCGCCGCCCGGCTGCTCACCGACGCCGGCTGGGTGCGTCCCGACGACGACAAGCTGCCCACCGGCGCCCAGCTCGCCGTCGACTACCTGCAGCCCCTGGCCGACCTGGCCGCCCTCAAACCGTACGTGCGCTACGGCGCCCGCGTCACCGCGGTGACCCGGCTCGGCCTGGACCGCGTCCGTACCACCGGCCGCGCCGGCACCCCGTACCTGATCCGGCTCGCGGACGGCGAAGACGTCCTGGCCCGTACGGTCATCGACGCCTCCGGCACCTGGGGAAAACCCAATGTGCTCGGCGCCTCCGGCATCCCCGCCCACGGCGAGACCGCAGCCGCCGCGTATGTCGAGAGCGCCCTGCCCGATGTGCTCGGCCGCGACCGGGACCGCTTCGCCGGGCGCCGCACCCTCGTCGTCGGCGCCGGCCATTCCGCCGCGAACACCCTGCTCAACCTGGCCCAGCTCGGCGAGCAGGCACCCGGTACGACCGTGACCTGGGCGATCCGCGCCGCCACCCCGGCGCGCACCTACGGCGGGGAGACCGCCGACGCGCTCCCGGCCCGCGGCGCCCTGGGCACCCGGCTGCGTGAACACGTCGAGTCCGGCGCCATCACCCTGCTCACCGGCTTCAGCGTCCAAGCCGTCACCGCCGGTCCGCACGGAGTCGAGGTGTCCGACGGCACCCGAACCGTGACCGCAGACCGGGTCGTCTCAGCCACCGGCTTCCGGCCCGACCACACCATCGTCAGCGAACTGCGCCTCGACCTCGACCCGATCCTGGGCTCCACCCGCGCCCTGGCGCCGCTGATCGACCCGAACGAGCACTCCTGCGGCACCGTCCCGCCGCACGGCGCCGACGAACTCACCCATCCCGAGCCCGGCTACTACGCCATCGGCGTCAAGTCCTACGGCCGCGCCCCTACGTTCCTGCTCGCCACCGGCTACGAGCAGGCCCGCTCCGTGGTCGCGGCCATCGACGGCGACTGGACGGCCGCCCGCGACGTGCAACTGGACCTGCCCGAGACCGGCGTCTGCAACAGCAGCCAGGACCTCGACAGCGACACCATCGACGCCGGCGGTGGCTGCTGCGGCGCCCCCGCCGCCGCGGCCGTGCAGGGAACGGCCGGACGTGGCCTGGCGACCGGTATCCCCGGCGGGCTGCGCGCCCCGCTCACCGTGATCACCGTGCCAGCCGGCAAGCAGGAGCAGACCGGCGGCTGCTGCAGCTGA
- a CDS encoding ArsR/SmtB family transcription factor has translation MSKSAPAAVIDPEAAPCCPPMAQHRIPAEEAGPLAQAFKALGDPIRLQMMSMIASADGGEICVCDITPAFEISGPTISHHLKVLKESGLVTAERRASWVYYRARPGLMRRLSALLDITE, from the coding sequence ATGTCGAAATCAGCGCCTGCCGCCGTGATCGATCCGGAGGCGGCGCCGTGCTGCCCGCCGATGGCCCAGCACCGGATCCCCGCCGAGGAGGCCGGCCCGCTGGCGCAGGCCTTCAAGGCGCTCGGCGACCCGATCCGCCTGCAGATGATGTCGATGATCGCCTCCGCCGACGGCGGCGAGATCTGCGTCTGCGACATCACGCCGGCCTTCGAGATCTCCGGACCGACCATCTCGCACCACCTCAAGGTGCTGAAGGAATCCGGCCTGGTCACCGCCGAACGCCGGGCGAGCTGGGTGTACTACCGGGCCCGGCCGGGCCTGATGCGCCGGCTCTCCGCCCTGCTCGACATCACCGAATAG
- a CDS encoding aquaporin produces the protein MPPIAAWRRLLAEFLGTASLVTAVVGSGIMATTLSPDDVGLQLLENSVATAFALGALILTFGPISGAHFNPVVSAADWFLGRRTRTGLTPAELGGYIAAQTAGAIAGSVLANLMFDLAPATFSSKDRSAAHLWLGEVVATAGLLMLIFALVRSGRAAVAPAAVGAYIGAAYWFTSSTSFANPAVTIGRAFTDTFAGIAPAAVPGFVIAQITGLFVGCGLLLALYPSAGTTADEVVVEHDTARTA, from the coding sequence ATGCCCCCCATCGCCGCGTGGCGTCGCCTGCTGGCCGAGTTCCTCGGTACGGCGTCTCTGGTCACCGCCGTTGTCGGCTCAGGCATCATGGCCACCACGCTGTCGCCCGACGACGTGGGCCTGCAGCTGCTGGAGAACTCGGTCGCCACCGCGTTCGCTCTCGGTGCCCTGATCCTGACGTTCGGACCGATCTCCGGCGCCCATTTCAACCCGGTCGTCTCCGCCGCCGACTGGTTCCTCGGCCGGCGCACCCGCACCGGACTGACCCCCGCCGAGCTCGGCGGATACATCGCCGCTCAGACCGCCGGAGCCATCGCCGGTTCGGTGTTGGCCAATCTGATGTTCGATCTGGCCCCGGCCACCTTCTCGAGCAAGGATCGCTCCGCCGCACATTTGTGGCTGGGTGAGGTCGTCGCCACCGCCGGCCTCCTGATGCTGATCTTCGCGCTCGTCCGGTCCGGCCGGGCCGCCGTCGCCCCCGCGGCGGTCGGCGCTTACATCGGCGCCGCGTACTGGTTCACCAGCAGCACCAGCTTCGCCAATCCCGCCGTGACCATCGGCCGCGCCTTCACCGACACCTTCGCCGGCATCGCACCCGCGGCGGTGCCCGGCTTCGTGATCGCCCAGATCACCGGCCTGTTCGTGGGATGCGGCCTGCTACTCGCCCTGTATCCCAGCGCAGGGACGACCGCCGACGAAGTCGTCGTCGAGCACGACACCGCCCGCACCGCCTGA
- a CDS encoding arsenate reductase ArsC, whose product MSDKPSVLFVCVHNAGRSQMAAGWLHHLAGDAVEVRSAGSAPAEAVNPSAVEAMREVGIDITHQKPKILEYEVAQDSDVIITMGCGDACPIFPGKRYEDWKLDDPAGQGVEAVRPIRDEIETRVKTLLADLLPAGKPSTPNATLRTASSAS is encoded by the coding sequence ATGAGTGACAAGCCCAGTGTCCTGTTCGTCTGCGTCCACAACGCCGGCCGCTCCCAGATGGCCGCCGGCTGGCTGCACCACCTCGCCGGAGACGCCGTCGAAGTCCGCTCCGCCGGCTCCGCCCCCGCCGAAGCCGTCAACCCCTCCGCCGTCGAGGCCATGCGCGAGGTCGGCATCGACATCACCCACCAAAAGCCCAAGATCCTCGAGTACGAGGTCGCGCAGGACTCCGACGTCATCATCACCATGGGCTGCGGCGACGCCTGCCCGATCTTCCCCGGAAAGCGGTACGAGGACTGGAAACTTGACGACCCGGCCGGGCAGGGCGTCGAAGCCGTCCGTCCGATCCGCGACGAGATCGAGACCCGGGTCAAGACTTTGCTGGCCGATCTCCTCCCGGCCGGCAAGCCGTCAACCCCAAACGCGACCCTCCGTACGGCTTCCTCGGCATCCTGA
- a CDS encoding response regulator, giving the protein MRVTTSASTETGSSHCEAPASGDGSTVLVVEDEQALARVVTRILATGGYHVRAAGGGPEALRLYAEYGCDLLLTDVIMPEMSGPRLAALLHEQNPELPVVYMSGYSNGLLDKTHVLDEGITFVEKPFTAYELLQKVAAALGADSGSRR; this is encoded by the coding sequence GTGCGTGTCACGACCTCGGCCTCGACAGAAACTGGCTCCAGCCACTGCGAGGCGCCGGCCTCCGGCGACGGCAGCACCGTGCTCGTCGTCGAGGACGAGCAGGCTCTCGCCCGCGTCGTGACCCGCATACTCGCCACTGGCGGCTATCACGTGCGCGCGGCCGGCGGCGGCCCCGAAGCCCTGCGCCTGTACGCCGAGTACGGCTGCGACCTGCTGCTGACCGATGTGATCATGCCGGAGATGTCCGGCCCCCGGCTGGCCGCTCTGCTCCACGAACAGAATCCGGAGCTGCCCGTGGTGTACATGTCGGGCTACAGCAATGGCCTGCTCGACAAGACCCACGTCCTCGACGAGGGCATAACGTTCGTGGAGAAGCCTTTCACCGCGTACGAGCTGCTGCAGAAGGTCGCTGCGGCGCTCGGGGCGGACAGCGGCAGCCGTCGGTGA
- a CDS encoding chemotaxis protein CheB, producing MDPLLLSAARVREGRTIAVILSGRLRDGADGTAAVAANGGTVLVQGAGLARLPGLQRPRSSEAGSA from the coding sequence GTGGACCCATTGCTGCTCAGCGCGGCGCGGGTTCGCGAGGGCCGGACGATCGCGGTCATTCTGTCCGGCCGGCTGCGCGACGGCGCGGACGGGACTGCCGCTGTGGCCGCGAACGGCGGGACCGTCCTCGTGCAGGGCGCCGGCCTGGCTCGACTGCCCGGCCTGCAGCGACCCCGATCATCCGAAGCCGGGTCGGCGTGA
- the cydC gene encoding thiol reductant ABC exporter subunit CydC: MSWMRLLRTAAAPATGGLVLAALAGAGAAGAAVGLMAVSAWLISRAALHPPVLHLMVAIVAVRAFGLSRGVLRYAERLAGHDAALRVLGRLRARVFTHLAELAPAGLTGYRRADLAQRLSADVDAVLDMLTRVLLPYAVAAIVGAGSVVLVGAYSAAAGLALAAGLLLVGVLVPVLQSRAARLADGRRAPLRAELATGTADLLHGLPDLLAYGATGDRLARLAGVDARLRRAEQRSSAMAGLAAAVTALATGICVLVGLAAGAVAVRSGTLHGELLAVVVLTPLAVFETAAGLPAAAQHFAAGRASMRRLADVLSAAPPVIASATPVDVPDGPHTLRLEAVEAAWTPGRPVLHGIDLELAPGDRVALTGPSGSGKSTVAALLVRFLDPTAGRVTLDGIDVRRIAPGRLRQIVGYLPEDAYLFDSTIAANLRIARPDATDDQLRGALAEARLLDWVDTLPDGLETLVGEHGRELSGGQRRRLALARALLADFRVLILDEPTEHLDDATARALLDDLLAAAGDRTVLVISHRTDVAARVDRCIDLSRRAVAAPAAL; this comes from the coding sequence ATGAGCTGGATGCGCCTGTTGCGTACCGCCGCCGCGCCCGCTACCGGCGGCCTGGTGCTCGCCGCTCTCGCCGGCGCCGGGGCAGCCGGGGCGGCCGTCGGGCTCATGGCCGTCTCCGCCTGGCTGATCTCCCGCGCCGCCCTCCATCCGCCGGTGCTGCATCTCATGGTCGCCATCGTGGCGGTCCGCGCGTTCGGGTTGAGCCGCGGCGTCCTGCGCTACGCCGAACGGCTGGCCGGCCACGACGCCGCGCTGCGCGTGCTCGGCCGGCTCCGGGCCCGCGTCTTCACCCACCTGGCCGAACTGGCCCCGGCCGGGCTCACCGGATACCGCCGCGCCGACCTGGCCCAGCGACTGTCGGCCGACGTGGACGCCGTGCTCGACATGCTGACCCGGGTCCTGCTGCCCTACGCGGTCGCGGCCATCGTCGGCGCCGGCTCGGTGGTGCTGGTCGGCGCGTACTCCGCGGCGGCGGGACTCGCGCTCGCGGCCGGCCTGCTGCTCGTCGGTGTCCTCGTGCCCGTGCTGCAGTCCCGCGCGGCCCGCCTCGCCGACGGTCGCCGGGCGCCGTTGCGCGCCGAGCTCGCCACCGGCACGGCGGATCTCTTGCACGGACTGCCGGACCTGCTCGCGTACGGCGCCACCGGCGACCGTCTGGCGCGACTCGCCGGCGTGGACGCGCGGCTGCGCCGGGCCGAGCAACGCTCCAGTGCCATGGCCGGCCTCGCCGCCGCTGTCACCGCCCTCGCGACCGGCATCTGCGTGCTGGTCGGGCTCGCCGCCGGCGCGGTCGCGGTCCGCTCCGGCACGCTCCACGGTGAACTGCTCGCTGTCGTCGTCCTGACCCCGCTCGCCGTCTTCGAGACCGCCGCCGGCCTGCCCGCCGCGGCGCAGCACTTCGCCGCCGGCCGCGCCTCGATGCGCCGGCTGGCCGACGTGCTGTCCGCAGCGCCGCCGGTCATCGCCTCAGCCACACCGGTCGACGTCCCCGACGGCCCGCACACTCTTCGCCTCGAAGCGGTCGAGGCCGCCTGGACCCCGGGCCGTCCGGTCCTGCACGGCATCGACCTCGAGCTCGCCCCCGGCGACCGGGTTGCGCTGACCGGCCCGAGCGGCAGCGGCAAGAGCACCGTCGCCGCGCTGCTCGTCCGCTTCCTCGACCCCACCGCCGGCCGGGTCACCCTCGACGGCATCGACGTGCGCCGGATCGCCCCCGGACGTCTCCGGCAGATCGTCGGCTACCTGCCCGAGGACGCCTATCTGTTCGACTCCACCATCGCCGCCAACCTGCGGATCGCCCGCCCCGATGCCACCGACGACCAGCTGCGCGGCGCCCTGGCCGAGGCCCGGCTGCTGGACTGGGTCGACACCCTGCCCGACGGCCTCGAGACGCTGGTCGGCGAGCACGGCCGCGAGCTGTCCGGCGGCCAGCGCCGTCGCCTTGCCCTGGCCCGCGCCCTGCTGGCCGACTTCCGCGTCCTGATCCTCGACGAGCCCACCGAACACCTCGACGACGCCACCGCCCGGGCACTTCTCGACGACCTCCTGGCCGCGGCCGGTGATCGCACGGTCCTCGTGATCAGTCACCGGACGGACGTCGCCGCTCGGGTGGACCGCTGCATCGACCTGAGCCGGCGCGCAGTCGCAGCGCCGGCAGCCCTTTGA